The segment TTGAGCTTAAAGCCGTGGTAGCGCAGGGCCTCCAGGATCTCATCCTCGTCTCCGCCCGGGTCGATGACCACCGCCTCCTTGGTCTCCTCATCACCCAGGATGTAACAGTTGACCTCCAGCAGTCCCACCACCAGGGGTTTTTGGATCATAAAGGTTCAGGCTCCTCGTGGTTTTAGGCGTTCCAGAAGAATTTCAGGCCCTGGAGGCCGAAGTAGCCCCCGAAAGCGAAAAGAAAGACCCCGCAGCCGGCCAGGAATCCCCGGTAGACCGTATCGGAGATGAAGCGGCGGCCCTGGGCCACCGCCGCGGCCACCAGGGAATACCAGGCGAAGTCCGCCAGGATGTGCCCGGCAAAGAAGAGAAAGACCCCCACAAGGCCGAAGCGGGCGGCAAACAGAACATAGCCCAGGCCGATGGTGAGCCACCACAAGAGCCAGTAGGGGTTGGCCAGGCTCATGAGCACCCCGGCCAGGACCGGATTAAGACCACCGGCCTCCTGCCCTTCCAGGCTCAGGCGGCTGGTGCGGGCGGCCTGAAGCAGGCCCCAGCCCATCCAGCCCAGCACGCCGGCGCCCACCAGGCCCACGGTGCCCAGGATCTGTGGGCGGTTGAGCCAGCCCCCCACGCCGGCCAGGAGCAGCAGCACCAAAGCCAGCTCCAGGAGGCCGTGGCCCAGGATGATGAGGGGGCCGGCCCAGAAACCCCGGCGGCCGGCCTCACCCACCGTCACCGTGAGGAGGGGTCCGGGCATCAGCGCCCCGGACAGGGCCACCACAAAGGAAGTGGCCGGCACCCCGGCCAGCACCCACAGATCCATGACCTGCCCCCATGCGATATCGAAAGTAAAAATTAACACAGCCGGGCTGATTTTCCAAGAGAAATCCGGGGATAGCGGTCCGGTCACAACCGGTCCCCTGCCCACTGCGGGGAAATTTCACCCCGGCCGGTTATAGTCCGAAAAAGATTATGATCTCAACGTCAGGAAGCGGAGATGAAGACTGCGAGGAAACGGCAGGGGCAAGGGAAGTTGATCAAGGCGGCAGCCTGTATCTCGGTGTACCTGGCGGCCTTTCTTTTTTTCAGGGCCAGCCTGGGGGCGCTGGGCGAGAGCCTCAGCCTGATGCCCCTGGATCTGGTGCAGGAGCTGGCAGCCATGAAGAGCCTATTTCAGGGGTTCGGTTACTAAAAGCGCGGCTAAATTCCCAGAGAAAGGGCAGGGGACCAGGGGAGCGGTCTCAGGGTGGCGGCAATCCTCCACCAATCAGAAAATTGCGGCTGGAGGGCATCAGGCCCTCGGAGGTCGCAAGTCTGAGCCGTCCGGGTTTTATGGAAGAAGGCCCGAGGAAGAGGTCTTCGCGGCCGAGGCCTGACCCAGTTCCCGAGCTGCCCCATCTGGCGAGTTCATTCGCCCCATCAGAGGCAAAATAAAAGGGGAGGGCGGGGATACCCTGCTCCACCGCTCTCCCCCTGCACCATGGCGGCCAGCCTCTCTTTTCGGGCGAAACCGCCCGGCCACCCTCCTCAGAAAGCCTTGAGCCAGTAAGGGTCCTCCCGGAAGCGGGCCGCGGGGCCCAGCTCCGCTTCGATCATCAATAGACGGTTGTATTTGGCGATGCGCTCCGAGCGGGACATGGAGCCGGTCTTGATCTGGCCCACGCCGGTGGCCACCGCCAGATCCGCAATGAAAGGATCCTCCGTCTCCCCGGAGCGGTGGGAGATGACCGCCCGGTAGCCGTGGCGCCGGGCCAGCCGGATGGCGGCCAAGGTCTCGCTCACGGTGCCGATCTGATTCAGCTTGATGAGAATGGCGTTGGCCACCCCCAGGTCGATCCCCTTTTGGAGGAATTTGATATTGGTGACAAAGATGTCATCCCCCACCAATTGAATCTTTTCCCCCAGGTTCTGGGTCAGATAAACCCAGCCATCCCAATCGCTCTCGGCCAGACCGTCCTCAAGGGAGACGATGGGGTGCTTTTTCATCAGCTTCCGGTAGTACTCGGTCATTTCCTCGGCGCTCAGGGCCTCGCCGCCGGATTTGGCGAAGATGTACTTGCCGGCTTCAGCGTCATAAAATTCGGAGGAGGCCGGATCCAGGGCGATGACCACATCCCGGCCGTAGCGGTAGCCGGCCTGCAGCACGGCCTCCTCGATGAGCTCCAGGGCGGCCTCGTGGGAGGGGAGACTGGGGGCGAAGCCGCCCTCATCCCCCACGCCGCTGGCCAACCCTCGGGTCACCAGGACCTTCTTCAGGGTGTGAAAGACCTCGGAGGCGATGCGCAGGGCCTCACTCAGGGTCTCACCGCCCACGGGCATGATCATGAATTCCTGAAAGTCCAGATTGTTGGTGGCGTGAGCCCCGCCGTTGATGACGTTGAGCATGGGCATGGGGAGGGAAGCGGCATCGGTGCCGCCGAGATAGCGGTAGAGGGGCAGGCCAGTGGTGGCGGCTGCGGCCCGGGCCACCGCCATGGAGACGGCCAAAATGGCGTTGGCCCCCAGGCGACTCTTGTTGGGGGTGCCGTCCAGCTGGATCATCTCCCGGTCGATGCCTTCCTGGTCCAGGGCACATTTACCCAGGAGGGCCGGGGCAATGATTTCTTGTATATGCTGCACCGCCCGGCGCACCCCTTTGCCGCCGAAACGGCTGCCGCCGTCCCTGAGCTCCAGGGCCTCATTCTCGCCGGTGGAAGCCCCGGAAGGCACCATGGCTGTGCCCTTGAGGCCGTTTTCCAGGACCACTTCCGCCATCACCGTGGGAAAACCCCGGGAATCTAAAATCTCCAAGGCCGAAATGGCGCGAATGGCCGACATACCGTACTCCTTTCTTGCCCTAGCCCCCGGCCGGTGCCGGGGGAGGGTAGGGGACCGGCGTGGTCCGCCGGAAATGAGGTGAGAGTCTTATGCCAGGGTCACCCAGGTATCCGGGTGCTGCTCGGTGACCAACCCGCCCTGCCTTGAGGGTGGGCCAGCCGCAAAAAACCCCAGGCCCCCGGCCGCTCTGGCCGGGAACCTGGGGGCATGATAGCAGAGTTTCAGGCGGGAAGGAAGCTTATTGAGGCTGGAAGGGCCCCTTCCGCTGTTGCTGTTGTTGCTGCTGCTGCTTCTGGCCGCCGCCCCCGCCGCCTTTGGGCTGCTGGGGAGGCGGAGGAGCGCTCATCTGCTTGGGAGGACCGCCACCACCCGGACCCCGCTGGACCTGCGGCGGAGCGCCTCCGCCGGAACCCCGATTGATCTGCGGCGGTCCGCCAGCACCCGGGCCCCGCTGGATCTGAGGCGGCGCTCCCCCGGCCCCCGGGCCTCTCATGCTCTGGGAGCCAGGAGGGGGACCCATGGGAGGCTGCTGCTTGATCTTGGGGGCGCCCCCACCCGGAGGGGTTCCGGGAGGCATCCCGCCGGGACCCCGCTGGAGGCCAGGCTGGCCCGGGCCGCCGGGACCCCGCTGCATCCCCGGCTGTCCAGGTGCCCCCGGACCCCGCTGAAAGCCGGGTTGGCCCTGTCCGGGAGGGGTGCCGCCCGGACCTTTGATCTGGCCAGGGGGTTGCATCTGGCCTTCCCCAGGACCGCGGCGGATGCCAGGACCTTCCCCCGGGCCGCGGCGCACCCCGGGCATGCCCTCGGGCATGGTGCCCGTGGGGCCACGACGGATGCCGGGCTGCCCAGTTCCCTGGCCGGGCGGCTGGAAGCCTTCCCCGGCAGGCCCACGGCCTTTGCCCGGACCGATGCCGGGCTGACCGCCGGGCCCTTTGCCCTGGCCGGGGGGCTGGAAGCCTTCCCCGGCAGGCCCGCGGCCTCTGCCCGGACCGATGCCGGGCTGACCTTCACCCGGACCACGGCCTACGCCCTGCTGTTGGCCCGGGCCGGCAAAACCCGCGCCGGGACCTTTCGCCCCACCGCGGCCGATGCCGGGCTGGCCTTCACCGGGACCCCGACCGAGACCCGGCTGCCCGCCGGGCCCCCTGCCCTGGCCGGGAGTCTGGAAGCCTTCCCCGGCAGGCCCGCGGCCTCTGCCCGGACCGATGCCGGGCTGGCCTTCACCCGGACCACGGCCCACGCCCTGCTGCTGGCCCGGGCCAACAAAACCCGCGCCGGGACCTTTCGCCCCACCGCGGCCGATGCCGGGCTGGCCTTCACCGGGACCCCGACCGAGACCCGGCTGCCCGCCGGGCCCCCTGCCCTGGCCGGGAGTCTGGAAGCCTTCCCCGGCAGGCCCGCGGCCTCTGCCCGGACCGATGCCGGGCTGGCCTTCACCCGGACCACGGCCAATGCCCTGCTGCTGGCCTGGGCCGACAAAGCCCGCACCGGGGCCTTTCGCTCCACCGCGGCCGATGCCGGGCTGGCCTTCACCCACACCCATCCCCGGTCCCCGACCGGTCATGCCAGGCTGACCATGGCCGAAGCCGCGGCCGCCCATCTGGGTGAAGGTCTCCGCGCCCTTGATGGGCTTGGCGGTCTGGATGCGCTTTTCCATTTCCGGGGTGATGGGTTGAATCGCTTTCTGGGAAAGCCCCAGGCCCTTCATGCCATAAGTGCGGCCCTCCCAGGCCCCCGAGCCGCGACCGGGACCCATGGTTCCCCGGGGATCCGCCAGGAGCGGGCGTTCGGCCTTGGGAATGCGGCCCCGGTCAAAGGTGGGCCACACCGCCGGCTTGGCAATGGCGCCGGGGTTGGCGATCTGGTTGCGGTTGATGATGGCATTGACGTTTTGCACCCGCATGGGATTGCCCCACTTGTTGAACTCCCGGGGCGGGGTAATGTGGGGCATCACATCCCGGTGCTTGGCAAAGACCACATCCGGAGGGTAGCCGTTCCTGATATTGGTAACGTTATAGTTGTTGATGTAGTTATTGATGACCGTGTGGTTGACATTGGTCACCCGGGAGACGTATTCCACCGGAGGCCCCCAGTTGTACGCCCCGGGGATGGCTCCCCCCACGAAATACGTCGGCGGGTAGTAAGTGGGATAATACCAGTTGGTGATGATGCGGGTGACGGGGTAGACCACCGGATAGTACGCCGGCGGTGCCAAGCAACCGCAGCCCATATAGGTATAGGCCGGGGTGTAGGGTTGGCCCAGGCCCAGAAGGAAGCTGGCCGCCTGGGAGAAGATCCAGAAGGGGGCCGTGAGCACATTGAGGATGGGCTGCCCCGGGGCCCAGCCCGACGGATACCAGCCCGTGTTGGGCGGCGGCACGTAGTTGGGCGGGGGGATGGGAGCCCAGCCGATGTAAGCGGTATCCACCGCGCTGCCGATGGCGGTCTCCGGGGTGTTGCGCCAGGTCACGGTGCTGGGATACCAGGTGCGACCGGGGACCCACACCCAACCGTAGGTTTCCGTGGGCATCCAGTTGCCGTAATGGTAGGTGGCCCAGCCCCAGGGTTCTTCGGTCTCAAAGATATACCCGTGTTTAGTGGGCACCCAGCGGCCGTTGACGTACGGTCGCCAGTCCTCCTCCACCTGGTTAGGGTACCAGACCGGGCCGTATTCCTCGTAATCGACCCATTGGCCATACTGGGTCAGCTCCTCATAAAAGATGGCCGCATCTTCCGTCCCGGCCCGGGCCGCCGAGGGCAGACCGGTGATGCCGGCCAGAAGGAGGAGCATCCCCATGGCTAAGGCCAGTCCGCTGACCGTCCGATGTCGTGACATGAAGGTCTCCTTTTAGCGAATAATATTGCCGGTGCTCCCCTGGAGGCGTTTCTGACCGCCTGCCGGGGGAACCTTCCCTCACCGCTGCCTTGCCGAGCTGCTGTCTAACCCCCCATCGTCTCTGCCACCTCCAAACCCGTGATTATCGGCCTGAGGCCTTTTTTTGCCTGGGAAAAACTCATTCCCGGTGGAATATGGAATACTGCATGTTAGATAAATTCCCCCCGGCAGATATTAAGTGGGTTCTGCCTTTCTGGCGGCCAGAAAGCTCCCTGAGGACATTGTCGCCGGGCTCGGTACCCGGGCCTGGAAAACTGCTCCTGGCACTTACCCATTTTTTGTCGGCCCGCTCTTCCTCCTTATCGGCAGCGGCCCTTCAAAACCTTTCCCTTGTGATAAAATTTCTTTCACTGTCTGCCCCCGGCCACGGGCTCAGGGACACGCGGCCGGGCCCAGTTCCCGGCCCTCCGGCGTGAGGCGCAACCGCCCGAGATTCAGGTAGCGCACCTCCCCGGCCCGCTCCGGAGCCAGGGGGGTGAGAATCCGCCAGAGACGTTCCTCCCACGGGTGAGGGAGGACGATCCCCACCGCCAGGGTCCGGTGGCCCCCATCCAGCAGGCCCGCCAGGCAATACTCCAGGGAGGACCAGGCGACCAGATGGAGCAAGGGAAATTCCCGGGTGGCGGAGGGCTCCGGGGCCTCGCCCACCAGAAGCAGGTGGCGCAGGGCGGAGACCTCGCCAAGCAGGACGGGCACCCCCAGGCGGCCGGCCCACTCCTGCCGCTCCCGGCGGCTGAGGCGCCGGCCCTCTCCGAAGAAGCGCCCCCTCAGTTGCACACTTCCCCAGGGAAAGCGGAGTTCCCGGGCCGCCCGGAAATAGTCCCGGAAGCGCTCTTCCCGGTAAGCCCGGCGCATCTCCGGGCTTTTCCCCATCGCCCGGGGCGAGACCGCCAGGCGCAGCAGGGGGGCCGCCTCTCCCACGGCCCTCACCAGAGGGGCCAGTTCCTCCCCCCGTGCCAAGGCCAGGAGCAATGCCGGCCTCAGCAGCTCCACCTGCCCCCGCTTCAGGCGCACCGCGGCGCCGCCGCTCACCAGGCCGCTGGTGTTCACCACCAGCCGGGTGAGGCCCCGGGCGGCCGCGGCGTCCGCCAGCACCCGGGCCCCCACCACCACCTCCAGGACCGCGGCCACCGGGCTGGTCTGGCCGATGAAGTAGAGCTCCTCCGGAAACAGGGGGTCATCCCCGGGCACATGGGGCGGGAAGGCGGCCAGTCCCAGGGCGGCGGGCGGGCCCACATGGGACTGGCCCAGATCCAGGTCCATGAGGCCCACGGGCTCCCCGGCCGCGTAAGCCCGATAGACCAGATAGCGGGAGAGCGTGCTCTTGCCGCTGTCGGTGCCGCCCAGGATCATGGCCGTGCCCCCGGAGGCCACGAAGCGGTCGCCCGCCTCCACCCAGCCCGGCGGCAAGTCCAGGGAGGCCAGGAAAGGGAAGGGCTCACCGGCCGACATGCCGGAGCACACCCCGGGCCGGCCAGCCAACCGGCCGGGGCCGTTGCTGCTTGAGGTCCACTGCGTCGGGCAAACCGTGGCTCATCCGTCCCTGGATGGCAAGAAGGGGATGTCGTTTATGCGGCCAGCCGCACCGTGGTGCCCACGCAGCTCACCATGAAACTGTCAGGGAAGGCCAGGGCCAGCTGGGTCAAGGCCCGAAAGCCGGTGCAATGGCCGGCCACCAGGAGCTTGGGGGAAAGTTCCTTCAGCCCCTGGATGGTCTGGCGGATGAGCTCCGGCCCGCCGGCGGTGAGGTGCAGGCCCCCGATGATGGCTGCCACCTCCGTCACCCCGGTGAGCTTCTGGGCGTATTTCACCATGTTGACGATGCCGGGATGGGAGCAGCCCCCCACCACCACCAGCCCCTGGCCCTGGACGAGGGCCACCAGGGCCTGCTCATCGCTGAAGGGGTCGTTTTCCTCTTTGCCCGCCACCACCCGTTTGGGCCCGGGCAGGGGCGTTTCATAAGGGGTGGAGGCCTCCACCGTGCCGGTGAGCAAGGCCTGGCCCAGGACCAGCGTGGGCCCGGTGTTTTCGTGGAGCTCGGCTCCCCGCCGGATGAGCTCGGCCCGTTCCAGCTCCCAAGGGCCCACCCGGCCTTTGGGGGTGAGGAGCAACTTGGGCAGATAAGAGTCCGGATGGAGGAAG is part of the Desulfobaccales bacterium genome and harbors:
- the eno gene encoding phosphopyruvate hydratase, with protein sequence MSAIRAISALEILDSRGFPTVMAEVVLENGLKGTAMVPSGASTGENEALELRDGGSRFGGKGVRRAVQHIQEIIAPALLGKCALDQEGIDREMIQLDGTPNKSRLGANAILAVSMAVARAAAATTGLPLYRYLGGTDAASLPMPMLNVINGGAHATNNLDFQEFMIMPVGGETLSEALRIASEVFHTLKKVLVTRGLASGVGDEGGFAPSLPSHEAALELIEEAVLQAGYRYGRDVVIALDPASSEFYDAEAGKYIFAKSGGEALSAEEMTEYYRKLMKKHPIVSLEDGLAESDWDGWVYLTQNLGEKIQLVGDDIFVTNIKFLQKGIDLGVANAILIKLNQIGTVSETLAAIRLARRHGYRAVISHRSGETEDPFIADLAVATGVGQIKTGSMSRSERIAKYNRLLMIEAELGPAARFREDPYWLKAF
- a CDS encoding LysE family transporter; this encodes MDLWVLAGVPATSFVVALSGALMPGPLLTVTVGEAGRRGFWAGPLIILGHGLLELALVLLLLAGVGGWLNRPQILGTVGLVGAGVLGWMGWGLLQAARTSRLSLEGQEAGGLNPVLAGVLMSLANPYWLLWWLTIGLGYVLFAARFGLVGVFLFFAGHILADFAWYSLVAAAVAQGRRFISDTVYRGFLAGCGVFLFAFGGYFGLQGLKFFWNA
- a CDS encoding MBL fold metallo-hydrolase translates to MELPALTAVTIEVLVDNFYDVFEPSRPGVVERIVPGKLKKPLVAAHGLAYWITLEQNGRRTTLLMDAANSPLPLLNNLEALEHDLAEVDALVLSHGHPDHYGGLLEVLARRDKPLPVFLHPDSYLPKLLLTPKGRVGPWELERAELIRRGAELHENTGPTLVLGQALLTGTVEASTPYETPLPGPKRVVAGKEENDPFSDEQALVALVQGQGLVVVGGCSHPGIVNMVKYAQKLTGVTEVAAIIGGLHLTAGGPELIRQTIQGLKELSPKLLVAGHCTGFRALTQLALAFPDSFMVSCVGTTVRLAA
- a CDS encoding DUF6600 domain-containing protein codes for the protein MSRHRTVSGLALAMGMLLLLAGITGLPSAARAGTEDAAIFYEELTQYGQWVDYEEYGPVWYPNQVEEDWRPYVNGRWVPTKHGYIFETEEPWGWATYHYGNWMPTETYGWVWVPGRTWYPSTVTWRNTPETAIGSAVDTAYIGWAPIPPPNYVPPPNTGWYPSGWAPGQPILNVLTAPFWIFSQAASFLLGLGQPYTPAYTYMGCGCLAPPAYYPVVYPVTRIITNWYYPTYYPPTYFVGGAIPGAYNWGPPVEYVSRVTNVNHTVINNYINNYNVTNIRNGYPPDVVFAKHRDVMPHITPPREFNKWGNPMRVQNVNAIINRNQIANPGAIAKPAVWPTFDRGRIPKAERPLLADPRGTMGPGRGSGAWEGRTYGMKGLGLSQKAIQPITPEMEKRIQTAKPIKGAETFTQMGGRGFGHGQPGMTGRGPGMGVGEGQPGIGRGGAKGPGAGFVGPGQQQGIGRGPGEGQPGIGPGRGRGPAGEGFQTPGQGRGPGGQPGLGRGPGEGQPGIGRGGAKGPGAGFVGPGQQQGVGRGPGEGQPGIGPGRGRGPAGEGFQTPGQGRGPGGQPGLGRGPGEGQPGIGRGGAKGPGAGFAGPGQQQGVGRGPGEGQPGIGPGRGRGPAGEGFQPPGQGKGPGGQPGIGPGKGRGPAGEGFQPPGQGTGQPGIRRGPTGTMPEGMPGVRRGPGEGPGIRRGPGEGQMQPPGQIKGPGGTPPGQGQPGFQRGPGAPGQPGMQRGPGGPGQPGLQRGPGGMPPGTPPGGGAPKIKQQPPMGPPPGSQSMRGPGAGGAPPQIQRGPGAGGPPQINRGSGGGAPPQVQRGPGGGGPPKQMSAPPPPQQPKGGGGGGQKQQQQQQQQRKGPFQPQ
- a CDS encoding Clp1/GlmU family protein, coding for MSAGEPFPFLASLDLPPGWVEAGDRFVASGGTAMILGGTDSGKSTLSRYLVYRAYAAGEPVGLMDLDLGQSHVGPPAALGLAAFPPHVPGDDPLFPEELYFIGQTSPVAAVLEVVVGARVLADAAAARGLTRLVVNTSGLVSGGAAVRLKRGQVELLRPALLLALARGEELAPLVRAVGEAAPLLRLAVSPRAMGKSPEMRRAYREERFRDYFRAARELRFPWGSVQLRGRFFGEGRRLSRRERQEWAGRLGVPVLLGEVSALRHLLLVGEAPEPSATREFPLLHLVAWSSLEYCLAGLLDGGHRTLAVGIVLPHPWEERLWRILTPLAPERAGEVRYLNLGRLRLTPEGRELGPAACP